A region of the Oceanihabitans sp. IOP_32 genome:
TGCCATTTATAAGCAGGTTTATACTACAAACGACGATCGTTATTTAGCGGCTTTACCAAAATACAATCTCTTGCCAAAAAACCTGCAATTAACTAGTCAAGACATTTTAACCGATTTAAAATTAAGTTGATTTTGATGCCCGAAATTATTATCTTAGGCAGTTCACTTTTAAAAACATAAATAATGAGCAAATTATCTGAAAACGATATAGAAAAAAAACTGCTTCACCTACCCGATTGGGAATATTATGATGATGCCATTCACGCCGAATTTGAATTCGAAAATTTTAAAGATTGTTTTAGTGCTATGAGCAGAATTGCTTTCGAGTGCGAAGCCCTAAATCACCATCCTAATTGGACTAACGTCTACAATGTACTTACTATCTCGCTATCTACACACGATGTCGATGGTGTTACAGAAAAAGACTTTAAGTTAGCCAAAGCCATCGAGTATATTGTTGAACCAGAAGATGAATAAAATAGTTAGTTCAAGGTCGCATAGCATTTTGAGAATTTTTTTAAATTTGCTAACCTTGAATTATAGTATTTTATAAAAAAATCGCTTTCGCGGAAATAAAAAAAAACAGACTATGGGAAGAGCTTTTGAATTTAGAAAAGCCAGAAAAATGAAACGTTGGTCTGCCATGAGCAAAGCCTTTACACGTATTGGTAAAGATATTGTTATGGCTGTTAA
Encoded here:
- a CDS encoding 4a-hydroxytetrahydrobiopterin dehydratase, coding for MSKLSENDIEKKLLHLPDWEYYDDAIHAEFEFENFKDCFSAMSRIAFECEALNHHPNWTNVYNVLTISLSTHDVDGVTEKDFKLAKAIEYIVEPEDE